In the genome of Balneola sp., one region contains:
- a CDS encoding hydrogenase — protein MSKYEYIPEPALVKGNHDFASITKLVTDVNLRPTPKLWYLFMLISNALLGVFLIAVGYLVWEGTGIWGLMNPVGWGWAIINFVWWVGIGHAGTLISAILFLFRQDWRTAINRFAEAMTIFAVICALMFPGIHVGRIWVIYWVFPLPNQMAMWPNFNSPLLWDVFAVSTYFTVSLLFWYVGLVPDFATLRDKATDKIRKIAYGIASLGWTGSGRAWWNYEKAYMILAGLATPLVLSVHTIVSFDFAVSMIPGWHTTIFPPYFVAGAIFSGFAMVLTLMLVARKVYGMEDIMTDDHMEKMNIIILVTGSMVGFAYMMEFFIAWYSGVEYEKAIFMLRATGPYAWAYWIMMLCNVISPQVFWSKKLRRHVGFTFFISIVVNIGMWFERFVITVTSLATDYLPSSWDYFSPTIWDVLTYVGTFGIFFTFFLAFLRFLPMIAIAEIKAVMPQADPHNYDEETQEYHPHEIEVPTPKAETV, from the coding sequence ATGAGTAAATACGAATATATACCGGAACCCGCTCTTGTTAAGGGAAATCATGATTTTGCCAGTATCACTAAACTGGTTACTGATGTAAATCTTCGCCCTACTCCAAAATTATGGTACCTGTTCATGCTTATTTCGAATGCACTACTTGGTGTATTCCTTATTGCAGTTGGTTACCTGGTTTGGGAAGGAACCGGAATTTGGGGCTTAATGAACCCTGTTGGTTGGGGATGGGCGATTATCAACTTCGTATGGTGGGTTGGTATTGGTCACGCGGGAACTCTAATTTCTGCGATTTTATTCCTCTTTAGGCAAGATTGGCGTACTGCCATCAACCGATTTGCGGAAGCGATGACAATTTTTGCTGTAATCTGTGCCTTGATGTTCCCTGGTATTCACGTTGGAAGAATTTGGGTGATTTATTGGGTATTCCCGCTCCCAAATCAAATGGCAATGTGGCCAAACTTTAATTCTCCGCTACTTTGGGACGTATTTGCCGTTTCTACCTATTTCACCGTTTCACTGCTTTTCTGGTATGTAGGTCTTGTTCCGGATTTTGCTACGCTACGTGATAAAGCCACCGATAAAATTCGAAAGATAGCTTACGGTATCGCTTCATTAGGTTGGACAGGTAGTGGTCGTGCATGGTGGAATTACGAAAAAGCGTATATGATTTTAGCCGGTTTGGCTACTCCACTGGTACTTTCTGTACACACTATTGTATCCTTTGACTTCGCCGTTTCAATGATTCCGGGATGGCACACTACCATCTTCCCTCCTTATTTCGTTGCTGGTGCGATTTTCTCAGGTTTTGCCATGGTGCTCACCTTAATGCTTGTTGCGCGAAAGGTGTATGGCATGGAAGATATCATGACGGATGACCATATGGAGAAAATGAATATCATTATTCTGGTTACGGGTTCTATGGTAGGCTTTGCCTATATGATGGAGTTCTTCATTGCCTGGTATAGTGGTGTTGAATATGAAAAAGCAATTTTCATGCTGAGGGCGACCGGTCCATATGCCTGGGCATATTGGATTATGATGTTATGTAATGTGATCTCTCCGCAGGTATTCTGGTCAAAGAAATTAAGACGCCACGTTGGATTCACTTTCTTTATTTCCATTGTGGTGAACATTGGTATGTGGTTCGAGCGATTCGTAATTACGGTTACTTCACTTGCCACCGACTATCTACCTTCATCCTGGGATTACTTCTCCCCAACCATTTGGGACGTACTTACTTATGTGGGAACCTTCGGTATCTTCTTTACTTTCTTCCTTGCATTCTTGCGCTTCCTGCCGATGATTGCGATCGCGGAGATTAAAGCGGTAATGCCACAGGCTGATCCTCATAATTATGACGAGGAGACCCAGGAGTATCATCCCCACGAAATTGAAGTTCCAACCCCTAAAGCTGAAACGGTATAA